A window from Halomicrobium urmianum encodes these proteins:
- a CDS encoding SHOCT domain-containing protein, whose amino-acid sequence MQTRTQVLRERYARGELSDDEFERRRRQLERNG is encoded by the coding sequence TTGCAGACACGGACTCAGGTCCTCCGCGAGCGCTACGCCCGCGGAGAGCTTTCCGACGACGAATTCGAACGGCGGCGCAGACAGCTCGAACGCAACGGCTGA